Proteins encoded in a region of the Paenibacillus wynnii genome:
- the nusG gene encoding transcription termination/antitermination protein NusG: MEKRWYVVHTYSGYENKVKANLEKRVESMGMEDKIFRVLVPMEEELVSKDGKTKTVMRKVYPGYVLVEMVQTDDSWYVVRNTPGVTGFVGSTGSGSKPTALLPEEVEQILKHMGMVEPKAKIDFEIKESVRIMVGPFANFVGSVEEILVDKSKIKVHVNMFGRETPLELDFTQVEKI; encoded by the coding sequence ATGGAAAAAAGATGGTATGTCGTTCATACCTATTCAGGGTATGAGAACAAAGTCAAAGCCAATTTAGAAAAACGCGTTGAGTCTATGGGCATGGAAGACAAGATATTCCGTGTTCTTGTTCCTATGGAAGAAGAACTGGTAAGCAAAGACGGCAAGACCAAAACGGTCATGCGTAAAGTTTATCCTGGATATGTCTTGGTGGAAATGGTCCAAACTGATGATTCCTGGTATGTTGTCCGCAATACGCCGGGCGTTACTGGATTTGTTGGTTCGACAGGCTCAGGTTCGAAGCCTACGGCTCTGCTTCCAGAAGAAGTAGAACAAATTCTGAAGCATATGGGTATGGTTGAACCTAAGGCTAAGATTGATTTCGAAATCAAGGAATCGGTACGCATTATGGTTGGTCCCTTTGCGAATTTTGTGGGCTCCGTGGAAGAAATTTTGGTGGATAAGAGCAAGATCAAAGTACATGTTAACATGTTTGGACGGGAAACCCCGCTAGAGTTGGATTTCACTCAAGTGGAGAAGATATAA
- a CDS encoding class I SAM-dependent methyltransferase, with product MSEHYYSQQPGARHDRRTIDTVLRGKSLRFTSDAGVFSKGDIDYGSRVLIEAMDIPEGAAVLDVGCGYGPIGITAAHLIPKGHVTMIDINSRAVELAKENALNNGIRNVTIMESDMLGALDGQTFDVILTNPPIRAGKAVVHQIFEQSYEHLNEGGTLWIVIQKKQGAPSAAAKLESLFGSVEEVAKDKGYRILKAKK from the coding sequence ATGTCGGAGCATTATTACTCACAACAACCGGGAGCTCGTCATGACAGACGAACCATTGATACAGTCCTTAGAGGAAAAAGTCTTCGCTTTACAAGTGATGCGGGTGTTTTCTCCAAAGGGGATATTGATTACGGCAGCCGGGTTCTAATAGAAGCAATGGATATACCTGAAGGTGCTGCGGTGCTGGATGTGGGTTGTGGATATGGACCCATCGGAATTACAGCTGCCCACCTTATCCCTAAAGGGCATGTGACAATGATTGATATCAATAGTCGGGCAGTTGAACTGGCTAAAGAGAACGCTCTGAATAACGGTATCCGGAATGTTACTATAATGGAAAGCGACATGCTCGGGGCATTGGATGGACAGACATTCGATGTAATCCTCACGAATCCACCGATACGGGCCGGGAAGGCTGTAGTCCATCAGATATTCGAGCAAAGCTATGAACATCTTAATGAAGGCGGGACTCTCTGGATTGTAATTCAGAAGAAACAAGGGGCTCCGTCAGCAGCGGCTAAGCTGGAGAGTTTGTTTGGAAGTGTGGAAGAAGTGGCGAAAGACAAAGGCTATCGAATTCTTAAAGCGAAAAAATAA
- the rpmG gene encoding 50S ribosomal protein L33 produces the protein MRVIITLACTSCKQRNYATTKNKRNHPDRMEMKKFCKYCNSQTPHRETR, from the coding sequence ATGCGGGTAATTATCACTTTGGCTTGTACAAGTTGCAAACAAAGAAACTATGCGACAACCAAAAACAAGCGAAATCACCCCGACCGCATGGAGATGAAGAAATTTTGCAAGTATTGTAACTCGCAAACTCCTCATCGCGAAACCAGATAG
- the rplL gene encoding 50S ribosomal protein L7/L12 yields the protein MSKEAILEAIKGMSVLELNDLVKAIEEEFGVTAAAPVAAGGAVAAVEEEQSEFDVILTGAGASKINVIKIVREITGLGLKEAKDVVDNAPKAIKEKVSKEEAEATKAKLEEAGASVEVK from the coding sequence ATGAGTAAAGAAGCAATCTTAGAAGCAATTAAAGGCATGAGCGTATTGGAACTGAACGACCTGGTAAAAGCAATCGAAGAAGAATTCGGCGTAACTGCAGCAGCTCCAGTAGCAGCTGGCGGCGCAGTAGCAGCAGTTGAAGAAGAGCAATCCGAGTTTGACGTAATTTTGACAGGCGCTGGCGCTTCCAAAATCAACGTAATCAAAATCGTTCGCGAAATCACAGGTCTTGGCTTGAAAGAAGCTAAAGACGTTGTAGACAACGCACCAAAAGCAATCAAAGAAAAAGTAAGCAAAGAAGAAGCAGAAGCAACAAAAGCAAAATTAGAAGAAGCAGGCGCATCTGTAGAAGTGAAGTAA
- the rplK gene encoding 50S ribosomal protein L11 gives MAKKVIKMVKLQIPAGKANPAPPVGPALGQAGVNIMAFCKEFNARTADQAGLIIPVEITVFEDRSFTFITKTPPAAVLLRIAAKVEKGSGEPNKKKVGKLGRAAVREIAEQKMPDLNAASVEAAMLMIEGTARSMGITIED, from the coding sequence ATGGCTAAAAAAGTTATTAAAATGGTGAAACTGCAGATCCCTGCAGGGAAAGCGAATCCAGCGCCTCCAGTAGGTCCGGCGTTAGGACAAGCGGGTGTCAACATCATGGCATTCTGTAAGGAATTCAATGCTCGTACAGCTGACCAGGCTGGTCTTATCATCCCGGTTGAAATTACAGTATTTGAAGACCGTTCATTTACCTTTATCACCAAAACTCCACCGGCTGCTGTTTTGCTTCGCATCGCTGCGAAAGTAGAAAAAGGATCCGGCGAACCAAACAAGAAAAAAGTAGGTAAGCTAGGCCGCGCTGCAGTTCGTGAAATCGCTGAGCAAAAAATGCCCGATTTGAACGCTGCTAGTGTTGAAGCTGCTATGCTTATGATTGAAGGTACTGCTCGCAGTATGGGAATCACAATCGAAGACTAA
- the rpoB gene encoding DNA-directed RNA polymerase subunit beta: MAGHLVQYGRRTRRSYARINEVLEVPNLIEIQQKSYDWFLEEGLREMFQDISPIQDFTGNLVLEFIDYSLGEPKYTVDDAKERDVTYAAPLRVKVRLINKETGEVKEQEVFMGDFPLMTETGTFIINGAERVIVSQLVRSPSVYFSTKVDKNGKKTYTATVIPNRGAWLELETDAKDIMYVRIDRTRKIPVTVLLRALGFGSDAEILELLGNDEYIRNTLDKDNTDSTEKALIEIYERLRPGEPPTLDNAKSLLVARFFDPKRYDLANVGRYKINKKLHIKNRLFNQRLAQPLVDDSTGEILAEAGQMVDRRLLDELLPYFDKQVGFKNYRVSGVLDSEDISLQTIDVHSPIEEGRVLKLIANGNIDKSIKHITQADIISSISYFINLLHGVGNTDDIDHLGNRRLRSVGELLQNQFRIGLSRMERVVRERMSIQDANAITPQALINIRPVIASIKEFFGSSQLSQFMDQTNPLAELTHKRRLSALGPGGLTRERAGFEVRDVHHSHYGRMCPIETPEGPNIGLINSLSTFARINEYGFIEAPYRWVDPKTGRVTEQIDYLTADEEDNYVIAQANVQIEENGAFKEDMVIVRYNKDSDNITTMPSNRVDYMDVSPKQVVSVATALIPFLENDDSNRALMGSNMQRQAVPLLIPKAPLVGTGMEHKSAKDSGVCIVSKYDGIIERSSANEIWLRRVEAVEGKEVKGDIVKYKLHKFMRSNQGTCINQRPLAKRGDIVKKGDILADGPSTEMGELALGRNVVVAFMTWEGYNYEDAILLSEKLVKEDVYTSIHIEEYESEARDTKLGPEEITRDIPNVGEEALRNLDERGIIRIGAEISAGDILVGKVTPKGVTELTAEERLLHAIFGEKAREVRDTSLRVPHGSDGIIVDVKVFTRENGDELPPGVNQLVRVYIAQKRKISEGDKMAGRHGNKGVVARILPEEDMPFLPDGTPVQVVLNPLGVPSRMNIGQVLEVHIGMAALRLGIHVATPVFDGAREYDVFDTMEEAGMQRNGKTVLYDGRTGERFEREVTVGVMHMIKLAHMVDDKIHARSTGPYSLVTQQPLGGKAQFGGQRFGEMEVWALEAYGAAYTLQEILTVKSDDVVGRVKTYESIVKGENVPEPGVPESFKVLIKELQSLGMDVKILSGDEQEIEMRELDDEDETSGDKLSLNLEGAEVGAE; encoded by the coding sequence TTGGCAGGACATCTTGTTCAGTATGGTCGACGCACTCGGCGGAGCTATGCGAGAATTAACGAGGTACTCGAGGTCCCGAACCTGATCGAGATCCAACAAAAATCTTATGATTGGTTTTTGGAGGAAGGATTGCGGGAAATGTTTCAGGACATCTCGCCGATCCAGGATTTCACAGGTAATTTGGTACTAGAGTTCATTGATTACAGCCTTGGTGAACCGAAATATACGGTTGACGACGCGAAAGAGCGGGACGTTACGTATGCGGCGCCTCTACGGGTTAAAGTGCGGCTCATCAATAAGGAGACCGGAGAGGTCAAAGAGCAGGAAGTGTTCATGGGAGATTTCCCGCTGATGACGGAGACCGGCACTTTTATTATCAATGGTGCGGAACGGGTTATTGTCAGCCAGTTGGTTCGCTCTCCAAGCGTCTATTTCAGCACGAAAGTGGATAAGAATGGCAAAAAAACCTATACCGCCACAGTAATCCCGAATCGCGGAGCTTGGCTGGAGCTTGAGACCGACGCTAAGGACATCATGTATGTTCGTATTGACCGGACTCGTAAAATCCCGGTTACTGTTTTGCTTCGTGCTCTTGGTTTCGGCAGTGATGCTGAAATTTTGGAACTGCTTGGTAATGATGAATATATTCGAAATACGCTGGATAAGGACAACACCGACTCCACGGAGAAGGCGCTTATCGAAATCTATGAGCGTCTGCGTCCAGGCGAGCCTCCGACATTAGATAATGCCAAGAGCTTGCTAGTCGCGCGTTTCTTTGATCCAAAGCGTTATGATCTGGCCAATGTTGGTCGATACAAAATCAACAAAAAGCTTCACATCAAGAATCGTCTGTTTAATCAGCGTCTGGCTCAACCTTTGGTTGATGATTCTACAGGAGAAATTCTTGCAGAAGCTGGACAAATGGTTGACCGTCGCTTGCTTGATGAGCTGTTGCCTTATTTTGACAAGCAAGTTGGCTTCAAAAACTATCGCGTAAGCGGAGTTCTTGACAGCGAAGACATTTCTCTTCAAACTATTGACGTTCATTCGCCAATCGAAGAAGGCCGTGTTCTTAAGCTGATTGCTAACGGTAATATCGATAAGTCAATCAAGCACATTACTCAGGCTGATATTATCTCCTCAATCAGCTACTTTATTAATTTGCTGCATGGCGTTGGTAATACCGATGATATTGACCACTTGGGTAACCGTCGTCTCCGTTCCGTAGGCGAGCTCTTGCAGAATCAGTTCCGTATTGGCTTGTCCCGTATGGAGCGCGTAGTGCGTGAGAGAATGTCCATTCAGGATGCCAATGCGATAACACCGCAGGCCCTGATCAACATTCGTCCGGTTATTGCGTCGATTAAAGAGTTCTTCGGTAGTTCCCAGCTGTCTCAGTTTATGGACCAGACGAATCCACTTGCTGAACTGACGCATAAACGTCGTCTATCAGCACTCGGACCCGGCGGTTTGACTCGGGAACGCGCGGGCTTTGAAGTTCGCGACGTCCATCACAGTCACTACGGTCGTATGTGTCCTATCGAAACACCGGAAGGACCGAATATCGGTCTGATCAACTCATTGTCTACTTTTGCCCGCATTAACGAATACGGATTTATTGAAGCGCCGTACCGTTGGGTAGATCCGAAGACAGGCAGAGTAACCGAGCAAATCGACTACTTGACTGCGGATGAAGAAGATAACTACGTAATTGCTCAGGCAAATGTTCAAATTGAGGAAAATGGTGCATTTAAAGAAGACATGGTTATCGTTCGTTACAACAAAGACTCAGATAACATTACAACGATGCCAAGTAATCGTGTCGACTACATGGACGTATCTCCGAAACAGGTTGTATCCGTTGCGACAGCGCTGATTCCGTTCCTTGAGAACGATGACTCTAACCGCGCACTGATGGGATCTAACATGCAACGTCAGGCAGTTCCTTTGCTTATTCCAAAAGCGCCGCTTGTCGGCACAGGGATGGAGCATAAGTCTGCTAAAGACTCTGGTGTATGTATTGTTTCCAAATATGACGGTATTATCGAACGCTCATCGGCTAATGAAATTTGGTTACGCCGCGTAGAGGCTGTTGAAGGTAAAGAAGTCAAAGGCGATATCGTTAAATATAAATTACACAAATTTATGCGTTCTAACCAAGGTACCTGTATTAACCAGCGTCCTCTTGCAAAAAGAGGGGACATTGTTAAGAAAGGTGATATCCTGGCAGATGGTCCTTCCACGGAAATGGGCGAGTTAGCTCTTGGCCGCAACGTTGTCGTTGCGTTCATGACTTGGGAAGGTTACAACTACGAGGATGCGATCCTGCTGAGTGAGAAACTGGTCAAAGAAGATGTATACACTTCGATTCATATCGAGGAATACGAATCTGAGGCTCGTGACACTAAGCTGGGACCTGAAGAGATTACGCGTGATATTCCAAACGTAGGCGAAGAAGCACTGCGCAACCTAGACGAACGCGGTATCATTCGTATCGGTGCGGAGATTAGTGCCGGCGACATTCTCGTGGGTAAGGTTACTCCGAAGGGCGTAACTGAGCTTACAGCAGAAGAACGCTTGCTGCATGCGATCTTCGGTGAGAAGGCGCGTGAAGTTCGTGATACATCCCTACGCGTTCCTCATGGTAGTGATGGTATTATCGTCGACGTTAAAGTATTTACACGTGAGAATGGTGATGAACTGCCTCCGGGCGTTAACCAATTGGTTCGTGTCTACATCGCACAGAAACGTAAGATTTCTGAAGGTGACAAAATGGCCGGACGTCATGGTAATAAAGGTGTCGTGGCACGTATACTTCCAGAAGAAGATATGCCGTTCCTACCGGATGGCACACCTGTACAGGTTGTCCTCAATCCGTTGGGCGTACCTTCACGGATGAACATCGGTCAGGTGTTGGAAGTCCATATCGGGATGGCAGCATTGCGTCTTGGTATTCATGTAGCAACACCGGTATTTGATGGAGCTCGTGAGTATGACGTGTTTGACACTATGGAAGAAGCAGGCATGCAGCGTAATGGTAAGACCGTATTGTATGATGGCCGGACTGGTGAGCGTTTTGAACGTGAAGTTACAGTTGGCGTTATGCATATGATCAAGCTGGCGCACATGGTTGATGATAAGATTCATGCCCGTTCAACAGGACCTTACTCTCTCGTTACGCAGCAGCCGCTGGGTGGTAAAGCTCAATTCGGTGGTCAGCGTTTCGGGGAAATGGAAGTGTGGGCACTTGAAGCATACGGTGCTGCCTATACGCTGCAAGAAATTCTTACCGTTAAATCTGATGATGTGGTTGGTCGTGTGAAGACATACGAATCTATCGTCAAGGGTGAGAATGTACCGGAACCGGGTGTTCCAGAATCGTTCAAAGTATTAATCAAGGAACTGCAGTCACTGGGTATGGATGTCAAAATCCTCAGCGGTGACGAGCAGGAGATTGAGATGAGAGAACTGGACGATGAGGACGAGACGTCAGGCGACAAGCTGAGCCTCAATTTAGAAGGCGCAGAAGTCGGAGCAGAATAA
- the secE gene encoding preprotein translocase subunit SecE: protein MKRSFKSMFSFFTESWSELKKVRWPSRKELTNYTLIVLGTIVVVAVYFWVLDIGISAVIEAII from the coding sequence GTGAAACGTAGTTTCAAGTCAATGTTTTCCTTTTTCACTGAGAGCTGGAGTGAACTCAAAAAAGTTCGCTGGCCTAGCCGTAAGGAACTGACAAACTATACATTGATCGTTCTCGGTACAATTGTAGTTGTCGCTGTTTACTTCTGGGTTCTGGACATCGGTATTTCCGCTGTGATTGAAGCGATTATTTAG
- the rplA gene encoding 50S ribosomal protein L1: MAKHGKKYQEAAKLINSEATYEPSEAVELVKKAATAKFDETVEAAVRLGVDPRKQDQAVRGVVVLPHGTGKTQRVLVFAKGEKAKEAEAAGADFVGDQDMINKIQQGWFDFDVCVATPDMMSEVGKLGRLLGGKGLMPNPKAGTVTFDVTKAVQEIKAGKIEYRLDKAGQIHAPIGKVSFNADQLNENLKSLIDALNRAKPAAAKGVYLRGISISSTMGPSARVNTANFK; this comes from the coding sequence ATGGCTAAACATGGTAAGAAATACCAAGAAGCTGCTAAGCTGATCAACAGCGAAGCAACTTACGAGCCTTCAGAAGCTGTAGAGCTTGTTAAAAAGGCAGCGACTGCGAAATTCGACGAAACCGTTGAAGCAGCAGTTCGTTTGGGAGTAGATCCCCGTAAACAAGATCAAGCCGTTCGCGGAGTAGTAGTCTTGCCTCACGGCACAGGTAAAACTCAACGCGTGCTTGTATTTGCAAAAGGTGAAAAAGCGAAAGAGGCTGAAGCTGCTGGCGCGGATTTTGTAGGCGATCAAGATATGATCAATAAAATCCAACAAGGCTGGTTTGACTTTGATGTCTGCGTAGCTACACCTGATATGATGAGTGAAGTCGGTAAACTGGGTCGTCTGCTCGGTGGTAAAGGCCTTATGCCTAACCCTAAAGCTGGCACAGTTACATTCGATGTTACCAAGGCTGTTCAAGAAATTAAAGCCGGTAAAATTGAATACCGTCTCGACAAAGCAGGTCAAATTCACGCGCCAATCGGCAAAGTGTCTTTTAATGCTGATCAATTGAACGAGAACCTTAAATCTCTTATCGACGCTCTTAACCGTGCGAAACCGGCTGCTGCTAAAGGTGTATACCTTAGAGGCATTTCGATTTCTTCGACTATGGGACCAAGCGCTCGTGTAAACACAGCTAACTTCAAATAA
- the rplJ gene encoding 50S ribosomal protein L10 encodes MANEKVIQAKQDAVDVVAAKLQNSITTVVADYRGLNVSQVTELRKQLREAGVEFQVLKNTLLRRATAAAELTELDGVLTGPTAIAFSNTDVVAPARILNDFAKKNDALKLKGGVVEGRVIDADQIKALAELPSRDGLLSMLLSVLQAPMRNFALAVKAVAEKEEQSA; translated from the coding sequence TTGGCAAATGAAAAAGTAATCCAAGCAAAACAGGACGCGGTAGACGTTGTTGCAGCTAAATTGCAAAACAGTATTACTACTGTTGTTGCTGACTACCGTGGATTGAACGTTTCTCAAGTGACTGAACTGCGTAAGCAGCTTCGTGAAGCTGGCGTTGAATTCCAAGTTCTGAAAAACACATTGCTTCGTCGCGCAACTGCTGCGGCTGAGTTGACTGAATTGGACGGAGTTTTAACAGGACCAACTGCGATCGCGTTCAGTAATACTGACGTAGTAGCTCCAGCTAGAATTTTGAATGATTTCGCCAAAAAGAACGACGCTTTGAAATTGAAAGGCGGCGTTGTAGAAGGCCGTGTTATTGATGCGGACCAAATCAAAGCATTGGCGGAACTTCCGTCCCGCGATGGTTTGCTCTCCATGTTGCTTAGCGTTCTGCAAGCTCCAATGCGCAACTTTGCGCTTGCGGTTAAAGCAGTGGCTGAGAAAGAAGAACAAAGCGCGTAA
- the sigH gene encoding RNA polymerase sporulation sigma factor SigH, producing the protein MSVDLKELMLSEYDCISDEDIVEVFRGGDSGALEYLINKYRNFVRAKARSYFLIGADREDIVQEGMIGLYKAIRDFKGDKLSSFKAFAELCITRQIITAIKTATRQKHIPLNSYVSLDKPIYDEDSDRTLMDVICGTQVMDPEELIINQEEFMGLEDKMAEILSDLERKVLMLYLDGRSYQEIAEDLKRHVKSIDNALQRVKRKLERYLEVRDN; encoded by the coding sequence GTGAGTGTCGACCTCAAGGAATTAATGCTATCCGAGTATGATTGCATCAGCGATGAAGATATTGTCGAGGTTTTCCGTGGTGGCGACAGTGGCGCATTGGAGTACTTGATTAATAAATACCGCAATTTCGTCCGCGCCAAAGCTCGCTCTTATTTTTTAATTGGTGCCGACCGTGAAGACATTGTACAAGAAGGTATGATTGGCCTTTATAAGGCAATTCGTGATTTCAAAGGGGATAAGCTTTCTTCGTTCAAAGCATTTGCCGAGCTATGTATCACGCGGCAGATCATAACTGCGATTAAGACTGCGACCCGTCAGAAGCACATTCCTCTTAATTCATACGTTTCATTGGACAAGCCCATCTATGATGAAGATTCCGACCGTACACTTATGGACGTCATTTGCGGAACCCAGGTGATGGACCCGGAAGAACTGATTATCAATCAGGAAGAATTCATGGGGTTGGAAGACAAGATGGCTGAGATACTCAGTGATCTTGAACGTAAAGTTCTAATGCTATACCTGGACGGACGATCCTATCAGGAAATTGCTGAGGATTTGAAGAGACATGTGAAGTCGATTGACAATGCACTGCAGCGGGTTAAGCGGAAATTGGAAAGATATCTGGAAGTGCGTGACAATTAA
- a CDS encoding NYN domain-containing protein — protein MVDWRDVLLVDGYNMIGGWPDLAELSHTGMKEARDRLLDMLADFQAFSGRRIIAVFDAYRVPGLGRAFVQGKVQVYFTKEKETADECIERLVGELSHRRRQIYVATSDLVEQHVIFAHGALRLSARELRLEIDENQREVKKAIDKPGARNSRHALEDKLPPEVRSKLEDWRRKS, from the coding sequence ATGGTTGACTGGCGGGACGTGCTTCTTGTGGATGGTTATAACATGATTGGCGGCTGGCCAGATTTAGCGGAATTATCGCATACCGGCATGAAGGAAGCTCGAGACCGACTTCTGGATATGCTGGCTGATTTTCAGGCCTTTTCGGGCCGTCGCATCATCGCTGTATTTGATGCTTATCGTGTTCCTGGACTCGGACGGGCTTTTGTTCAGGGGAAGGTGCAGGTTTATTTCACAAAAGAAAAAGAAACCGCCGATGAATGTATTGAACGGCTGGTAGGTGAACTCAGTCACCGGCGCCGGCAGATTTATGTGGCAACCAGTGACTTGGTGGAACAGCATGTTATTTTTGCTCACGGTGCCTTGCGACTCTCTGCCAGAGAACTGCGTCTGGAGATAGACGAGAATCAAAGGGAAGTTAAAAAGGCCATCGACAAGCCGGGTGCTCGAAACTCCCGGCATGCTCTAGAAGATAAGCTCCCCCCTGAAGTGCGCAGCAAGCTTGAAGATTGGCGCAGAAAGTCTTGA